GTTAACGTTTGTTGGATCGTTTAATACACTCAATAAATCGGGAAATACTGGTACTATTTTCCGATTTTCTTTTTTTTAAGTGATTAATGCTGCATATTCACTTTATTTCATTGGCATTAAAATTTTACGGGTTTATAATTATTTTATTTTCTGTTTTTGAATAAGTAAATGGATATATTTCACTTATGGCAACCATAATATCATCAATGCTTTCAATCTTCCTGTTGAAACTGGCGTTGAACCGTTTTTGGTTAAGCGATTCATAATGGTTTTCAATGGTTACGTTATAGTTTCTAGCCAGCTTTTTCACCATGTCTTTAAATATTGAATTCCTAAAGATAACGTCGCCGTTCATCCACTCGGTGTAAATTTTGGTGTCTACTTCTTCAATTTCTATACTAGTGGGATTGTTTTTATTGATATAACCTTTAAAACCTGGCTTAAGCAGGGTAGGGGCGTTTGAATTTTCATTGGTTAAACTAACAGAACCTTCAACTAAAACGGTATTTGTCTCGTCTTCATCGCTATAAGACGAAACGTTAAATTGTGTGCCCAAAACTTTTATGTTCATATTGTTAGCGTTAACTATAAAGGGATGGTTTTTGTCTTTTGAAACTTCAAAATACGCCTCACCATCAAGAAAAACCTCCCTGTTTTTACCATTTATAAAGTGAACGGGATATTTTAGGCTTGTGCCAGAGTTTAAATAAACTTTTGTACCGTCAGACAACACAATGTTGAATGTTTTGCCATAAGGCACTTTTAATTGGTTGTAAACCAGTTTTTGAGACTCAGAGGTGCTGTTATAATTTAATACATCGTCTTTTTGATTAACAATAACTTTTCCTTGGGCATCTGCAATTTTATAGTTGCCATTGCTGTCAAGTGTTTTAACGCTTCCGTCTTCTAAAAGCAGTTCAATGGCGTCGGTGGCCACTTGTGTAGGACTTTCATTTGGGGCGAATTGTTGTTTAAATACAAACAAAAGCCCCAATAAAACCACCAAAATAGCCGCGTATTTAAAAGCTTTTTGCCATAATGGGGTAACGGTAGTTTCTTTTTCTGTTAAAGTCAATTTTAGCTTGTCCCAGTTTTCGTTGACGTTGAGAGATTCTGAAAATTCCAGAGCTTCCTGAACCAAATTGTCTTCGTGCAAATTACGTATTAACTCTTGCGCTTCAGGGGATAAATGTTTTAAGCTTTCGGGCTTAATAGTTTTGGTTTTTGCTATTTCCCGAAGAATATTTATAATGTTTTCGTTCGTATGCATAATAAGACGTGTTACATTTATGTTATGTAAATATTAATTTAGGGTGACAAAAATTTTGATTTTTTTATCATCGCCATGAAAAATTTATATATTTGGCAACCTTAGCCCTGCCTTTTTATCAATTTAGCGTATTGATTTTTATGAAAAAATGACCTTTCAAAACGACATAAAAGCATTTGAAAAATTATACAAAGCGCATTTTCAGTTTCTGTGTT
This genomic stretch from Flavobacteriaceae bacterium GSB9 harbors:
- a CDS encoding FecR family protein — its product is MHTNENIINILREIAKTKTIKPESLKHLSPEAQELIRNLHEDNLVQEALEFSESLNVNENWDKLKLTLTEKETTVTPLWQKAFKYAAILVVLLGLLFVFKQQFAPNESPTQVATDAIELLLEDGSVKTLDSNGNYKIADAQGKVIVNQKDDVLNYNSTSESQKLVYNQLKVPYGKTFNIVLSDGTKVYLNSGTSLKYPVHFINGKNREVFLDGEAYFEVSKDKNHPFIVNANNMNIKVLGTQFNVSSYSDEDETNTVLVEGSVSLTNENSNAPTLLKPGFKGYINKNNPTSIEIEEVDTKIYTEWMNGDVIFRNSIFKDMVKKLARNYNVTIENHYESLNQKRFNASFNRKIESIDDIMVAISEIYPFTYSKTENKIIINP